A window from Desulfuromonas sp. encodes these proteins:
- the hisZ gene encoding ATP phosphoribosyltransferase regulatory subunit, producing MTNQTVTPSDISLPKGVKDFLPKNAARIIYLRQTLLDIFTRWGFRPVIPPAMEYLNVLERGIGSGLRDKTVRFDDRQSGQLVAFTPDLTPQIARIVATRMREMPLPLRISYYGRVLRHEEQQQGKDREIFQAGVELYGLDGAEADAEMIAMAIESLQVLGVEDFTVDIGQVDFSRGIMEQIDLPEDELQPIVEAIEHKDLSTLRRLLDGSRLDEKLKKEILALPRLFGGREVLDRAAAVVGNDRSAAALENLRKVLAILEVYGLAEFVTFDLGETRGLDYHTGITFQGYLPGFGQAVCAGGRYDRLTAAYGYPVPATGFTFSLLNLLFALDQKLDAAATRFTDLLISQSGQDKVLAQKIARAVRSQGLSAARDMIERSYDETVEYARKMNFRYVLNVEADASSVTLHHLADESKKSVAVDAILAGKLEL from the coding sequence ATGACAAACCAAACCGTGACACCTTCCGATATCTCTCTGCCTAAAGGGGTGAAAGATTTCCTGCCGAAAAATGCGGCCCGGATTATTTATCTCCGGCAGACGCTTCTCGATATCTTTACCCGCTGGGGATTCCGGCCGGTCATTCCTCCGGCGATGGAATATCTCAACGTTCTCGAGCGGGGAATCGGTTCCGGCCTGCGCGACAAAACGGTCCGTTTTGATGACCGACAGTCCGGACAGCTCGTCGCGTTTACGCCCGACCTGACGCCCCAGATCGCCCGGATTGTTGCGACCCGCATGCGTGAAATGCCACTGCCGCTCCGGATCAGCTATTACGGTCGGGTTCTACGGCATGAAGAACAGCAGCAGGGCAAGGACCGTGAAATTTTTCAGGCCGGAGTCGAGCTCTATGGTCTCGATGGAGCCGAAGCCGACGCCGAAATGATCGCCATGGCGATCGAGTCATTGCAGGTACTCGGTGTTGAGGATTTTACCGTCGATATCGGGCAGGTCGATTTCTCCCGCGGGATCATGGAGCAGATAGATTTGCCGGAAGATGAGTTGCAGCCGATCGTCGAGGCGATCGAACACAAGGATCTGTCGACATTACGGCGACTGCTCGATGGGAGCCGTCTCGACGAAAAGCTGAAAAAAGAAATTCTGGCGTTGCCGCGCCTGTTTGGTGGCCGTGAGGTTCTCGATCGGGCGGCCGCAGTCGTTGGCAACGACCGCTCCGCGGCGGCCCTGGAAAACCTGCGCAAGGTCCTTGCGATCCTTGAAGTCTACGGACTGGCCGAATTTGTCACTTTCGACCTCGGAGAGACGCGCGGCCTCGATTATCACACCGGGATCACCTTCCAGGGTTATTTGCCCGGATTCGGGCAGGCGGTTTGTGCCGGCGGTCGTTACGACCGGTTGACCGCAGCCTACGGCTATCCGGTCCCGGCGACCGGTTTTACCTTCAGCCTGCTTAACCTGCTGTTTGCCCTCGATCAGAAACTCGACGCAGCGGCAACCCGGTTCACCGATCTGCTGATCAGCCAGTCGGGGCAGGATAAGGTCCTGGCCCAGAAAATCGCCCGCGCCGTACGGTCTCAGGGACTGTCGGCGGCGCGCGACATGATCGAGCGCAGTTATGATGAAACCGTCGAATATGCCCGGAAAATGAACTTCCGCTATGTATTGAATGTCGAAGCCGATGCCAGCAGTGTCACGCTGCACCATTTGGCCGACGAATCGAAAAAGAGTGTTGCTGTCGATGCCATACTGGCAGGAAAACTTGAGCTCTAG
- a CDS encoding phosphoglycerate dehydrogenase, producing MKVLVADKFAIEGLRVFEEADGIELDYQPGLSDAELIARVADAEALVVRGGTRVSEAVLEAGKNLKVVGRAGISVENMDLDVANRKGIVVMNTPFGSATTTAEHTIAMLMALARQIPAASQSTKAGLWEKEKFLGVEISGKILGIVGAGKIGQLVVERAIGLKMRVIVYDPYVSEETIRQMGAEQVDFDTLLAESDFITLHVPLNPETRLLFDAETLAKVKPGSRIINCAMGGLIDEDALAESIRSGQVAGAALDVFAQEPPDKNNPLWAFEQVICTPHLRAATIDAQVNVTVQIARQVIDFLRSGVIVNALNVPAVSADVLNEMRPYIELAEKLGAFQAQLYARGLEKITVEYAGAVTRQPVEQLTMAVLKGLLTPIHGSMVNYVNAPHLASEAGIELVDARSTSTGGFSSMIRLTVVGAEGERSVAGAMFGEDDYRIVSINKHHVETVPEGHILVIHNEDKPGVIATLGQVLAEAGINIAMMNLSRRKIQGKAVSLINVDSEIPEHVLETLRAKDFILSAVQVSL from the coding sequence ATGAAAGTACTGGTTGCCGACAAATTTGCCATCGAGGGCCTGCGGGTTTTCGAAGAGGCTGACGGGATCGAACTCGACTATCAACCCGGTCTGTCTGATGCCGAACTGATCGCCAGGGTTGCTGATGCCGAAGCCCTGGTTGTCCGCGGCGGCACCCGGGTTTCCGAGGCGGTCCTCGAGGCGGGTAAAAACCTCAAGGTTGTCGGCCGGGCCGGTATCAGCGTCGAGAATATGGATCTCGACGTGGCAAACCGCAAGGGAATTGTCGTTATGAATACCCCTTTCGGCAGCGCCACGACCACGGCTGAACATACCATCGCCATGTTGATGGCCCTGGCCCGACAGATCCCGGCCGCCAGCCAGTCAACCAAGGCCGGGCTCTGGGAGAAAGAGAAGTTCCTCGGGGTCGAAATCAGTGGCAAGATCCTCGGTATTGTCGGCGCCGGCAAGATTGGTCAGCTCGTTGTCGAGCGGGCGATCGGCCTGAAGATGCGGGTCATCGTTTATGACCCTTATGTTTCCGAAGAGACGATCCGGCAGATGGGGGCCGAGCAGGTCGATTTCGATACCCTTCTGGCCGAATCCGATTTTATAACCCTGCATGTTCCTCTCAATCCGGAAACGCGCTTGCTGTTCGATGCCGAAACCCTGGCAAAAGTGAAGCCGGGCAGTCGCATTATCAACTGTGCCATGGGTGGATTGATCGACGAAGATGCCCTTGCCGAATCGATCCGCTCCGGACAGGTTGCCGGAGCCGCCCTCGACGTTTTTGCCCAGGAGCCGCCGGATAAGAACAATCCGCTCTGGGCATTCGAGCAGGTTATCTGTACCCCCCATTTGCGGGCGGCGACAATCGATGCGCAGGTCAATGTCACGGTACAGATTGCCCGCCAGGTGATCGACTTTCTCCGGAGCGGAGTCATTGTCAATGCCCTGAATGTGCCGGCCGTCAGTGCCGACGTGCTGAATGAAATGCGGCCTTACATCGAGCTCGCCGAGAAGCTCGGTGCTTTTCAGGCGCAGCTCTATGCCCGGGGCTTGGAAAAGATAACCGTCGAATATGCCGGAGCAGTGACCCGGCAGCCGGTCGAGCAGCTGACCATGGCCGTTCTCAAGGGGCTGCTGACTCCGATTCACGGCTCGATGGTCAATTACGTCAACGCTCCGCACCTGGCGAGCGAAGCCGGGATCGAACTGGTCGATGCGCGCAGTACCTCGACCGGTGGTTTCTCGAGCATGATCCGCTTGACCGTGGTCGGTGCCGAGGGTGAACGGAGTGTCGCCGGGGCGATGTTCGGCGAGGATGATTACCGGATCGTTTCGATTAACAAGCATCACGTCGAAACGGTCCCGGAGGGTCATATCCTGGTCATTCACAATGAGGACAAGCCGGGCGTTATCGCAACCCTCGGCCAGGTTCTGGCCGAAGCCGGGATCAACATCGCGATGATGAATCTCTCCCGGCGCAAGATTCAGGGAAAGGCCGTATCCCTGATCAATGTTGACAGTGAAATTCCGGAACATGTTCTCGAGACCTTGCGCGCGAAGGATTTTATTCTCTCTGCCGTGCAGGTTTCGCTGTAG
- a CDS encoding leucyl aminopeptidase: MDFVVKRGSAAKVKSNFLVAGVFEGKSSKGIAGELDQLTGGLLRKAVKSGEFKGSAGQSFMVAPASGSGARRLLFVGLGSEAKCENEIVRRAIGGAVQKAREAHCPDIALAFDSFNLKKVSVPDRARILGEGAILGGYRFDRYLTDEEAKKSVAPEKMTLVVSSGQDESEVAAGIDAAQAICAGVVLARDLVNEPGNIKSPDFLARQAAASGKTSGFKCTILEKAAIEKEQMGALLGVAQGSEREPRLIVMEYSGGKKGGAPVALVGKGVVFDSGGISIKPSEGMDEMKMDMGGGAAVIGAMTAAARLELPINLIGIVPAVENMPSGSAIRPGDILTSASGKTIEVLNTDAEGRLILADALSYAARYKPKTVIDLATLTGACIIALGHHATAVLGNDDKLVKDLLAAGTRAGEKAWQLPLWPEYAEQIKSDVADVKNVGGRPAGTITAAAFLQKFADEYSWAHLDIAGTAWAESAKPCYPKGGTGVGVRLLIEYLKAIV; the protein is encoded by the coding sequence ATGGATTTTGTTGTCAAGCGGGGCAGTGCTGCCAAAGTTAAAAGTAACTTTCTGGTGGCTGGCGTTTTCGAAGGGAAGAGCAGTAAAGGAATTGCCGGCGAACTCGATCAATTGACCGGCGGCCTTCTGCGCAAGGCGGTCAAAAGCGGCGAGTTCAAGGGCTCGGCCGGCCAGAGTTTCATGGTTGCTCCGGCGAGCGGCAGCGGCGCCAGGCGACTGCTGTTTGTCGGTCTCGGTTCCGAAGCAAAGTGCGAAAATGAGATTGTCCGCCGGGCGATTGGCGGAGCCGTGCAGAAAGCCCGGGAGGCCCATTGCCCTGATATTGCCCTGGCGTTCGACAGTTTTAACCTGAAGAAAGTTTCCGTACCCGATCGGGCCCGGATTCTGGGCGAAGGGGCGATTCTCGGTGGTTACCGTTTTGATCGTTACCTGACCGACGAAGAGGCCAAAAAATCGGTCGCACCGGAGAAGATGACCCTGGTTGTCAGCTCCGGGCAAGATGAATCCGAGGTTGCGGCCGGTATCGATGCGGCGCAGGCGATCTGTGCCGGTGTTGTCCTGGCCCGCGATCTGGTGAACGAGCCGGGAAATATCAAGTCGCCCGATTTCCTCGCCCGGCAGGCTGCCGCTTCCGGCAAAACGTCCGGTTTTAAATGTACGATTCTCGAAAAGGCCGCGATTGAAAAAGAGCAGATGGGGGCCCTGCTCGGCGTCGCCCAGGGGAGCGAGCGCGAGCCGCGCCTCATCGTCATGGAGTATAGTGGCGGCAAAAAAGGGGGTGCCCCGGTTGCCCTGGTCGGCAAGGGAGTCGTCTTTGATTCCGGCGGCATCTCGATCAAGCCTTCTGAAGGCATGGACGAAATGAAAATGGATATGGGCGGTGGTGCCGCCGTTATCGGCGCCATGACGGCGGCAGCCCGGCTGGAATTGCCGATCAACCTGATCGGCATAGTTCCGGCCGTCGAGAATATGCCGTCCGGCAGCGCGATCCGCCCGGGGGATATCCTGACCTCGGCTTCGGGCAAGACCATCGAGGTTCTGAACACCGACGCCGAAGGGCGCCTGATTCTGGCCGATGCTCTCAGCTACGCTGCCCGCTACAAGCCGAAAACGGTCATCGACCTGGCGACCCTGACCGGGGCCTGCATCATCGCCCTCGGTCATCATGCCACGGCGGTTCTCGGCAACGATGATAAACTGGTCAAGGATCTGCTCGCGGCCGGGACAAGAGCCGGAGAAAAAGCCTGGCAACTGCCGCTCTGGCCAGAGTATGCCGAGCAGATCAAGAGCGACGTCGCCGATGTCAAGAATGTCGGAGGCCGGCCGGCCGGAACGATCACCGCGGCAGCTTTTCTGCAGAAGTTTGCCGATGAGTACAGCTGGGCACATCTCGACATCGCCGGCACCGCCTGGGCCGAGTCGGCGAAGCCGTGTTATCCCAAGGGGGGAACCGGCGTCGGGGTGCGGCTTTTGATTGAATATTTGAAAGCAATTGTATAA